The Armatimonadota bacterium genomic sequence GAACTTTTCCTTAGACTTCACCTACATCCTGCAGGAAGCGCCACTCGGCCTTGCCCACGCCGTCAAGGTGGCCCGTCCGTTTCTGGGCGACGAACCGTTTGTCATGTACCTGGGCGACAACCTCATCGGCCGAGGGATCCGCCACCTCGTGGCGGAGTTCTTCGACCGGCGCGCCGACGCGCTGGTCCTGCTCAAGGAGGTCGCCGATCCCCGACGTTTCGGGGTGGCGGAGCTGGACGGCAGTGGTCGGGTGCGCCGCCTCGTGGAGAAGCCCAAGGAGCCACCCAGCAACCTTGCCCTCGTAGGCGTCTATCTTTTCGGGGCGGCGGTGCACGAGGCGGTGGACGAAATCGAGCCTTCCTGGCGCGACGAACTTGAGATCACCGACGCCATCCAGCGGCTGGTGGAAAGAGGCCGCACCGTGCACAGCGCGGTGTTGGACGCCTGGTGGCTGGACACCGGTAAGAAAGACGACCTGCTCGAGGCCAACCGTGTGGTGCTGGACGAGTGGGTGCGGCGGGACGTGGCGGGCGAAGTGGACGGCGCAAGCCGGGTGACTGGGCGCGTCCAGGTCGAGCGGGGAGCGCACGTTGTCCGCAGCGAGATCCGGGGCCCCGTCGTGGTGGGTGCAGGCGCTGTGGTCGAAGACAGTTTCGTGGGCCCGTACACCAGCAT encodes the following:
- a CDS encoding glucose-1-phosphate thymidylyltransferase, which produces MKALVLAGGKGTRLRPLTYTVAKQLIPVANVPILHYVMRHLEEAEIHDVGVILSPETGDQVRASLESANFSLDFTYILQEAPLGLAHAVKVARPFLGDEPFVMYLGDNLIGRGIRHLVAEFFDRRADALVLLKEVADPRRFGVAELDGSGRVRRLVEKPKEPPSNLALVGVYLFGAAVHEAVDEIEPSWRDELEITDAIQRLVERGRTVHSAVLDAWWLDTGKKDDLLEANRVVLDEWVRRDVAGEVDGASRVTGRVQVERGAHVVRSEIRGPVVVGAGAVVEDSFVGPYTSIGPRCAVRGSVLQHCVLLEGAVVDGIQRLEDSVVGQNAVVRRAQSNHRALRLMVGDDAEVVL